The proteins below are encoded in one region of Paenarthrobacter ilicis:
- a CDS encoding ABC transporter ATP-binding protein yields the protein MIEAKGLTKVYGEKTAVGGVSFTVQAGRVTGFLGPNGAGKSTTMRMIMGLDSPSSGSVTVNGQPFVQHKAPLREIGALLDAKAVHTSRTAYNHLLAMAATHSIPTSRVREVIEMTGLGDVAKKKVKGFSLGMGQRLGIAAALLGDPQTIILDEPVNGLDPEGVVWVRNLVKYLASEGRTVFLSSHLMSEMALTADHLIVIGRGKIIADAPINDIITGKGHARTRVRTDQPERLMQLLAGTGVSVEVHERELLEVSGIDPRGIATTALENQVMVYELTPLQASLEEAYMELTKDEVEYHSHITAGAPAPAQAGGK from the coding sequence ATGATCGAAGCAAAAGGCCTGACCAAGGTCTATGGCGAGAAAACCGCCGTGGGCGGCGTCAGTTTCACTGTCCAGGCCGGACGGGTAACGGGCTTCCTGGGCCCCAACGGTGCCGGCAAGTCAACCACCATGCGCATGATCATGGGCCTTGACTCTCCTTCGTCCGGATCTGTGACCGTGAACGGCCAGCCGTTTGTCCAGCACAAAGCGCCGTTGCGTGAGATCGGTGCCCTGCTGGATGCCAAGGCCGTCCACACCAGCAGGACGGCCTACAACCACCTGCTGGCCATGGCTGCCACCCACAGCATTCCCACTAGCCGGGTCCGCGAAGTCATTGAAATGACCGGCCTGGGCGATGTTGCCAAGAAGAAGGTCAAGGGATTCTCCCTGGGCATGGGCCAGCGCCTGGGCATCGCCGCCGCACTCCTTGGCGATCCGCAGACCATCATTTTGGATGAGCCGGTCAACGGCCTGGATCCGGAAGGCGTGGTGTGGGTCAGGAACCTGGTCAAGTACCTGGCCTCCGAGGGCCGCACCGTGTTCCTCTCCAGCCACCTCATGAGCGAAATGGCGTTGACGGCCGACCACCTGATTGTCATTGGACGCGGCAAGATCATTGCCGATGCTCCCATCAATGACATCATCACGGGCAAGGGCCACGCCCGGACCCGCGTCCGCACCGATCAGCCGGAGCGGCTGATGCAGTTGCTCGCCGGAACCGGTGTTTCCGTGGAAGTCCATGAGCGCGAACTGCTGGAAGTTTCCGGGATCGATCCCCGCGGCATCGCCACCACTGCCCTGGAGAACCAGGTGATGGTTTACGAGCTCACTCCGCTGCAGGCCAGCCTGGAAGAGGCGTACATGGAGCTCACCAAGGACGAGGTCGAATACCACTCACACATCACCGCCGGGGCACCCGCACCCGCTCAGGCCGGAGGGAAATAG
- a CDS encoding ABC transporter permease subunit, producing the protein MSTNTLDRKSVRNSVGPGPAFHRVLNSEFIKFRTLMSTLILLASTAVVMVGFSALGAWGTGQFAKQAAQDPQAAAAIAAQGGDLAVTVPTSGIVFAQLILGSLGVLLMSSEFTTGMARSTFAAVPRRMSPFLAKLIVVMVSAFVLTAVATYVAGLVALPILTNYDLKLDLASSQSVKLLLVNSIYVAAVAAIGMALGTLVRNSAGGIMSLVGLFFVAPIAFQLIPGDFFKEASKYLPGNTISPLTAVEHVPDTLEAWQAALVLGAWVVVPVALAMVLLQKRDV; encoded by the coding sequence ATGAGCACCAATACTTTGGACCGTAAATCCGTCCGCAATTCGGTGGGCCCGGGACCGGCATTCCACCGCGTCCTGAACTCTGAATTCATCAAGTTCCGCACCCTCATGTCCACCCTCATCCTGCTGGCGTCCACCGCCGTGGTGATGGTTGGCTTCTCAGCCCTCGGCGCGTGGGGAACGGGCCAGTTCGCCAAGCAGGCAGCACAGGATCCCCAGGCCGCCGCAGCGATCGCCGCGCAGGGTGGGGACCTGGCCGTGACCGTACCGACGTCCGGCATCGTGTTTGCCCAGCTGATTCTCGGTTCCTTGGGCGTGCTGCTCATGAGCTCCGAGTTCACCACGGGCATGGCCCGCTCCACGTTCGCTGCCGTACCCCGGCGGATGTCGCCGTTCCTGGCAAAACTGATTGTGGTGATGGTCAGCGCGTTCGTCCTCACCGCAGTGGCAACCTACGTTGCAGGTCTGGTGGCACTGCCCATCCTGACCAACTACGACCTCAAACTTGACCTCGCCAGCTCACAATCGGTCAAGCTCCTGCTGGTCAACAGCATCTACGTGGCTGCCGTGGCAGCCATCGGCATGGCTCTTGGAACCCTGGTCCGGAACTCGGCCGGCGGCATCATGAGCCTGGTGGGCCTGTTCTTCGTGGCGCCGATCGCCTTCCAGCTGATCCCCGGCGATTTCTTCAAAGAGGCCAGCAAGTACCTTCCCGGCAACACCATCAGCCCGCTGACCGCCGTCGAGCATGTCCCGGACACGCTTGAAGCGTGGCAGGCCGCCCTGGTCCTGGGTGCCTGGGTAGTGGTTCCGGTGGCGTTGGCCATGGTGCTCCTGCAGAAGAGGGACGTCTAG